The following proteins are co-located in the Deinococcus metallilatus genome:
- a CDS encoding MFS transporter: MTAIPKAVPLDDAIDRLGLGRFQWRLLAICGLTWAADAMEVLLMGFALPGISAAFGLARGSADATWLLTATFAGMLVGAVFWGWLADRVGRRAVFLTTVSLGVVFGLAGAFAPGVTWLLAARFLTGFAIGGTLPVDYAMMAEFVPTAWRGRFLVYLESFWALGTVVVAALAWWLSTLFEPAEAWRWLLGLAALPGVVGLLARLGIPDSPRSLLVRGREPEARGALLRVARANGTLLPDAPLLPPPPAPRATPAALFQGVLRRRTVLLALVWFGLSLGYYGIFSWLPSYLRAQGLDLGAVYRTTLLLALAQLPGYVLAAYLVEKVGRRATLVGYLAVSALGAYLFLLAGTPSAVLLTSALLSFALLGAWGALYAYTPELFPTPLRTTGMGFVSGMARLASVLSPSVGALLLTGQLGVALTLFAACFAVAAVCAWGIGVETRGRKLPETLMPETVLPENGA; this comes from the coding sequence ATGACTGCCATACCAAAGGCTGTTCCCCTCGATGATGCGATTGACCGCCTGGGCCTGGGCCGCTTTCAGTGGCGGCTGCTGGCGATCTGCGGACTGACCTGGGCGGCGGACGCGATGGAAGTCCTCCTGATGGGCTTCGCGCTGCCGGGCATCAGCGCCGCGTTCGGACTGGCGCGGGGGTCGGCGGACGCCACCTGGCTGCTGACCGCCACCTTCGCCGGGATGCTGGTCGGCGCGGTGTTCTGGGGCTGGCTGGCCGACCGGGTCGGACGGCGGGCCGTCTTTCTGACGACCGTCTCGCTGGGGGTGGTGTTCGGGCTGGCTGGCGCCTTCGCGCCGGGGGTGACGTGGTTGCTCGCCGCCCGCTTCCTGACGGGCTTTGCCATCGGCGGGACGCTGCCGGTGGACTACGCGATGATGGCCGAATTCGTGCCGACGGCGTGGCGGGGCCGTTTTCTGGTGTACCTCGAAAGCTTCTGGGCGCTGGGGACGGTGGTGGTGGCGGCGCTGGCGTGGTGGCTGAGCACCCTCTTTGAACCGGCCGAGGCGTGGCGCTGGCTGCTCGGCCTGGCCGCACTGCCGGGCGTGGTCGGTCTGCTGGCCCGACTGGGGATTCCCGACTCGCCGCGCTCGCTGCTGGTGCGGGGGCGGGAGCCGGAAGCGCGGGGGGCCCTCCTGCGGGTTGCGCGGGCGAACGGGACCCTGCTCCCCGACGCGCCGCTGCTCCCACCTCCGCCCGCCCCACGTGCGACGCCCGCCGCCCTCTTCCAGGGAGTGCTGCGCCGCCGCACCGTGCTGCTCGCGCTGGTCTGGTTCGGCCTCAGCCTGGGGTACTACGGCATCTTCTCGTGGTTGCCGTCGTACCTGCGGGCACAGGGGCTGGACCTCGGGGCGGTCTACCGCACGACGCTGCTGCTGGCGCTGGCGCAGCTTCCGGGGTACGTGCTGGCCGCGTATCTGGTGGAGAAGGTGGGGCGGCGCGCCACGCTGGTCGGGTACCTCGCCGTGTCGGCGCTGGGGGCGTACCTCTTCCTGCTGGCCGGGACGCCTTCCGCGGTCCTGCTGACCTCCGCGCTGCTGTCGTTCGCGCTGCTGGGGGCGTGGGGGGCGCTGTACGCCTACACGCCCGAACTGTTTCCCACACCGCTCCGCACGACCGGCATGGGCTTCGTGAGCGGCATGGCGCGGCTTGCCAGCGTGCTGTCGCCCAGCGTCGGGGCGCTGCTGCTGACCGGGCAACTGGGCGTGGCCCTGACCCTCTTTGCCGCCTGCTTCGCCGTGGCCGCCGTCTGCGCCTGGGGGATCGGGGTCGAGACACGCGGGCGGAAGCTGCCGGAGACGCTGATGCCGGAGACTGTGTTGCCGGAGAATGGCGCATGA
- a CDS encoding nicotinate phosphoribosyltransferase: protein MTATASPPAPSALFTDLYQLTMMQGYFAYGLHREEAVFDLYFRRPPFHGGFAVWAGLEPALDLLERLRFTGGDLAYLESLGLFRPDFLTALRGWKFTGRVTAFREGSVVFAHEPLLTVTAPLWEAQLVETALLNTLNFQTLVATKAARCVLAAEASPHGGQIVEFGARRAQGPNGAVSAARAAFVGGAVGTSNVEAGREFGLPLTGTHAHAWVESFPDELAAFRAYAALYPDSTTLLLDTVDTLRSGLPNALTVARELRAAGHELRGVRLDSGDLAYLSRRIRAALDTAGFPEVKIVASNDLSESVIASVIAEGGRVDVYGVGTQLATAGGEGGGALGGVFKLAQLGGVPKMKLTGDPAKSSLPGVKQVWRAVGEDGEYALDVLTLGGAPREGERVSDPTNPLRFSRLPGGLTWQNAREVVLEGGRRTGTPETLQQAQARARADLARLPEGTRRALNPHIYRVGLGDDVAGLRDRVAEALRAHTGA from the coding sequence ATGACCGCGACGGCCTCACCCCCCGCCCCATCGGCCCTGTTCACCGACCTCTACCAGCTCACGATGATGCAGGGCTACTTCGCCTACGGCCTGCACCGGGAGGAGGCGGTCTTCGACCTGTACTTCCGCAGGCCGCCCTTTCACGGGGGCTTCGCGGTGTGGGCGGGACTGGAACCGGCCCTGGACCTGCTCGAACGCCTGCGCTTCACGGGGGGCGACCTCGCCTACCTGGAGTCGCTGGGCCTCTTCAGGCCGGATTTCCTTACGGCGCTGCGCGGCTGGAAGTTCACGGGGCGCGTCACGGCCTTCCGCGAGGGCAGCGTGGTGTTCGCGCACGAACCGCTGCTGACCGTTACCGCGCCGCTGTGGGAGGCGCAACTGGTCGAGACGGCGCTGCTGAACACCCTCAACTTCCAGACGCTGGTGGCGACGAAGGCCGCCCGCTGCGTCCTGGCGGCGGAGGCGAGTCCCCACGGCGGCCAGATCGTCGAGTTCGGGGCGCGGCGGGCGCAGGGGCCGAACGGGGCCGTCAGTGCGGCGCGGGCGGCCTTTGTGGGCGGCGCGGTGGGCACCAGCAACGTGGAGGCCGGGCGGGAATTCGGCCTGCCCCTGACCGGCACGCATGCCCATGCCTGGGTGGAGAGCTTCCCCGACGAACTCGCGGCCTTCCGGGCCTACGCCGCGCTGTACCCCGACAGCACCACGCTGCTCCTCGACACGGTGGACACGCTCCGCAGCGGCCTGCCCAACGCGCTGACGGTGGCGCGGGAACTGCGCGCGGCGGGCCATGAACTGCGCGGCGTGCGGCTCGACAGCGGCGACCTCGCGTACCTGTCGCGCCGGATTCGCGCGGCGCTGGACACGGCAGGCTTCCCAGAAGTAAAGATCGTGGCAAGCAACGACCTGTCCGAATCGGTGATCGCCTCGGTGATCGCGGAGGGCGGCCGGGTGGACGTGTACGGCGTCGGCACGCAACTGGCGACGGCGGGCGGCGAGGGCGGCGGGGCGCTGGGCGGCGTCTTCAAGCTCGCCCAGCTCGGCGGCGTGCCCAAGATGAAACTGACGGGCGACCCCGCCAAATCCAGCCTCCCCGGCGTCAAGCAGGTGTGGCGGGCTGTAGGCGAGGACGGCGAGTACGCCCTGGACGTGCTGACGCTGGGCGGAGCGCCCCGCGAGGGCGAGCGCGTCAGCGATCCCACCAACCCCCTGCGCTTCTCGCGCCTGCCCGGCGGCCTGACCTGGCAGAACGCGCGTGAGGTGGTGCTGGAAGGCGGGCGGCGCACCGGCACGCCGGAGACGCTTCAGCAGGCCCAGGCCCGCGCCCGCGCCGACCTCGCCCGGCTCCCGGAAGGCACCCGCCGTGCCCTCAACCCCCACATCTACCGGGTGGGCCTGGGGGACGACGTGGCCGGGCTGCGTGACCGCGTGGCGGAGGCGTTGCGCGCGCACACGGGGGCATGA
- a CDS encoding adenylyltransferase/cytidyltransferase family protein: MSAPLAPAAVFVGRFQPPHAAHVATVLHALKRASRVLVLLGSANLARSIRNPFSAPERAAMFGAALREAGVRRGRVLFRPLPDRFDADLWAADVRAAAAEVFGPEVPVLLVGFEKDASTSYLRWFPGWERLPAPEVPGLNATDLRAAWLTRRPLPESVPQAVRAFLTRFARTPAFVRLQAEWAAVETARAALPPGAHLQEERWLHVQAEQVWLHTRRGPIGHGLWELPGRVLPPGERPAVPADAVFDHPARALVAPTAAHVWLGPPPGVFPSRPVPLARALALPRRFHEDHHVILTRLLGRV, translated from the coding sequence ATGAGCGCACCGCTCGCGCCCGCCGCCGTCTTCGTGGGCCGCTTTCAACCGCCACACGCGGCCCACGTGGCGACCGTCCTGCACGCCCTGAAGCGCGCCTCCCGCGTGCTGGTCCTGCTGGGCAGCGCGAACCTCGCCCGCAGCATCCGCAATCCCTTCAGCGCACCGGAACGTGCGGCGATGTTCGGGGCCGCCCTGCGTGAAGCCGGGGTGCGGCGGGGCCGGGTGCTCTTCCGCCCCCTGCCCGACCGCTTCGACGCGGACCTGTGGGCGGCGGACGTGCGCGCCGCAGCGGCGGAGGTGTTCGGTCCGGAAGTCCCCGTCCTGCTCGTCGGCTTCGAAAAGGACGCCAGCACTTCCTATCTGCGCTGGTTCCCCGGCTGGGAACGTCTGCCCGCGCCCGAGGTGCCCGGCCTGAACGCCACCGACCTGCGCGCGGCCTGGCTGACCAGGCGGCCCCTGCCCGAGAGCGTGCCGCAGGCTGTGCGCGCCTTTCTGACCCGCTTTGCCCGGACGCCCGCCTTCGTCCGCCTGCAAGCGGAATGGGCGGCGGTGGAGACGGCCCGCGCGGCCCTTCCGCCCGGCGCCCATCTGCAAGAGGAACGCTGGCTGCACGTGCAGGCGGAACAGGTCTGGCTGCACACCCGCCGGGGCCCCATCGGGCACGGCCTGTGGGAACTGCCGGGCCGTGTTCTCCCGCCCGGCGAGCGGCCCGCTGTCCCCGCCGACGCGGTGTTCGACCACCCGGCCCGCGCCCTGGTCGCCCCGACCGCCGCGCACGTGTGGCTGGGTCCGCCGCCCGGGGTCTTTCCTTCCCGTCCCGTGCCACTCGCCCGCGCGCTGGCCCTGCCGCGCCGCTTTCACGAAGACCATCACGTGATCCTGACGCGGCTGCTGGGGAGGGTATGA
- a CDS encoding MDR family MFS transporter: protein MIPPTPPAPLSPRDRAVILILLIATFVVILNETILNVALPRLMTELRVDAATVQWLSTAFMLTMAVVIPVTGFLLQRLSTRRVFFSAMLLFCAGTLLAGLASGFPVLLLARIVQASGTAIMLPLLMTTVLTLVPPERRGAVMGNISIVISVAPATGPTISGLILQALSWRFLFLFVLPIALAVLAYGARALVNVGEPRRLTLDVLSVPLSALGFGGVVYALSRVGTTPAGLGSPAVSAPLLVGVVSLALFTWRQLVLGRRGAPLLDLRAFRFPMFTLATVLMMVAMLALFGGAILLPLYLQNIRGLGSLQTGLLLLPGGLLMGLLAPGVGKLYDRSGPAWLAPPGAALLAFTLWRLGSITADTSVWTLLTLHLVLSVGLALLFTPLFTSGLGALPVHLYSHGSALLSTLQQVAGGAGTALLITVMTGRTAALLRDGAAPLPAQTAGLQAAFGVAAGIAVLAVVLALFLRRPAPAADLGEPLPHPEGEPAALSTS from the coding sequence TTGATACCCCCCACCCCACCCGCCCCCCTGTCCCCCCGCGACCGCGCCGTGATCCTGATTCTGCTGATCGCCACCTTCGTGGTGATCCTGAACGAGACGATCCTGAATGTGGCGCTGCCCCGGCTGATGACCGAGTTGCGGGTGGACGCCGCCACCGTGCAGTGGCTCTCCACCGCCTTCATGCTCACGATGGCGGTGGTGATTCCGGTCACCGGGTTCCTGCTGCAACGCCTGAGCACCCGCCGCGTATTCTTCAGCGCCATGCTGCTGTTCTGCGCGGGAACGCTGCTGGCGGGCCTCGCGTCCGGCTTTCCGGTGCTGCTGCTGGCCCGCATCGTCCAGGCCTCGGGGACGGCGATCATGCTGCCCCTGCTGATGACCACCGTCCTCACGCTGGTGCCGCCCGAGCGGCGCGGCGCCGTGATGGGCAACATCAGCATCGTGATTTCCGTCGCTCCGGCCACCGGGCCGACCATCTCCGGCCTGATTCTCCAGGCGCTGTCCTGGCGCTTCCTGTTCCTGTTCGTGCTGCCCATCGCCCTGGCGGTGCTGGCCTACGGGGCACGCGCGCTGGTGAATGTCGGTGAGCCGCGGCGCCTGACCCTTGATGTGCTGTCGGTGCCGCTCTCGGCGCTGGGGTTCGGCGGCGTGGTGTACGCGCTGAGCCGCGTCGGGACCACCCCGGCGGGGCTGGGGAGTCCGGCGGTCAGCGCCCCGCTGCTGGTCGGGGTCGTCAGCCTGGCGCTGTTCACCTGGCGGCAGCTCGTCCTGGGGCGGCGGGGCGCTCCGCTGCTGGACCTGCGGGCCTTCCGGTTCCCGATGTTCACGCTGGCCACCGTGCTGATGATGGTCGCCATGCTGGCCCTGTTCGGCGGCGCGATTCTGCTGCCCCTCTACCTCCAGAACATTCGCGGCCTGGGGTCGCTCCAGACCGGGCTGCTGCTGCTGCCGGGCGGCCTCCTGATGGGCCTGCTGGCGCCCGGCGTGGGGAAACTGTATGACCGCTCCGGCCCCGCCTGGCTGGCTCCTCCGGGTGCCGCGCTGCTGGCCTTTACGCTTTGGCGGCTGGGCAGCATTACGGCGGACACGTCCGTCTGGACGCTGCTGACCCTGCACCTCGTGCTGAGCGTGGGGCTGGCCTTGCTCTTCACGCCCCTGTTCACGAGTGGCCTCGGGGCGCTGCCGGTGCACCTCTACTCGCATGGCAGCGCCCTCCTGAGCACGCTGCAACAGGTGGCGGGTGGTGCCGGAACCGCCCTGCTGATCACGGTGATGACGGGCCGCACCGCCGCGCTCCTCCGGGACGGCGCCGCTCCGCTCCCGGCCCAGACGGCGGGTCTGCAAGCCGCGTTCGGTGTGGCGGCGGGCATCGCGGTTCTCGCGGTGGTCCTGGCCCTGTTCCTGCGCCGTCCCGCACCGGCTGCCGATCTGGGTGAACCACTGCCGCACCCGGAAGGCGAACCGGCGGCCCTCTCCACGTCCTGA
- a CDS encoding ferritin-like domain-containing protein has product MSHDHETPAPQTLDTPPLDRRAALGTLGKFGLGVAAFGLAGSPALAAPAKDIDADVLNFALNLEYLEAAFYLAAVGRVDELRAIGGGADIRLPESLDRARGMQFKDGNVQAYVRDIAEDEFQHVKFLHAALGKAAVPRPALDLAGAFDAAGRAASGGKIRGFNPYANDLFFLHGAFIFEDVGVTAYNGAATLITNPAYLQAAAGILATEAYHAGAIRTLLFQHRYEPAAAGLYVGQVVDAISALRGKVGGGKDAGLSNAQGAVIAPTDAHGAAYHRTPREVLNIVYLAPGAHMGGFYPRGLNGNIK; this is encoded by the coding sequence ATGAGCCACGATCACGAGACGCCCGCCCCCCAGACCCTCGACACCCCGCCCCTCGACCGCCGCGCCGCCCTGGGCACGCTCGGCAAATTCGGCCTGGGCGTCGCCGCCTTCGGCCTCGCCGGGTCCCCCGCGCTGGCCGCGCCCGCGAAGGATATCGACGCGGACGTGCTGAATTTCGCGCTGAACCTCGAATACCTGGAGGCGGCCTTCTACCTGGCCGCCGTGGGCCGCGTCGACGAACTGCGCGCCATCGGCGGCGGGGCGGACATCCGGCTGCCGGAGAGCCTCGACCGCGCCCGGGGGATGCAGTTCAAGGACGGGAACGTGCAGGCCTACGTGCGCGACATCGCCGAGGATGAATTCCAGCACGTCAAGTTCCTGCACGCCGCGCTGGGCAAGGCCGCCGTTCCCCGCCCGGCCCTCGACCTCGCGGGCGCCTTCGACGCGGCGGGCCGGGCCGCGAGCGGGGGCAAGATCCGGGGCTTCAATCCCTACGCGAACGACCTGTTCTTCCTGCACGGCGCCTTCATCTTCGAGGACGTGGGCGTCACGGCCTACAACGGCGCGGCGACCCTCATCACCAACCCCGCCTACCTCCAGGCGGCGGCGGGCATCCTCGCCACCGAGGCCTATCACGCGGGCGCCATCCGCACCCTGCTGTTCCAGCACCGCTACGAACCGGCAGCGGCGGGCCTGTACGTCGGGCAGGTCGTGGACGCGATCAGTGCCCTGCGCGGCAAGGTCGGCGGCGGCAAGGACGCGGGCCTCAGCAACGCGCAGGGGGCCGTCATCGCGCCGACCGACGCGCACGGCGCGGCCTACCACCGCACTCCCCGCGAGGTGCTGAATATCGTGTACCTCGCCCCCGGCGCGCATATGGGCGGCTTCTATCCCAGGGGGTTGAACGGCAACATCAAGTAG
- the meaB gene encoding methylmalonyl Co-A mutase-associated GTPase MeaB produces the protein MPHPLAAPLLSGNRRALARAITLSESTRTDHEAQAQALLAEVLPHAGKSVRVGLTGVPGVGKSTFIEALGTWLADAGHRVAVLAVDPSSARTGGSIMGDKTRMPRLTVHEGAFIRPSPSGGTLGGVARRTREAITLCEAAGYDVILVETVGVGQSETQVAAMTDLFLLLALPNAGDELQGIKRGIMELADLCVVNKADTDPKAATRAQTELTAALKLLTPKGVPWRPRALQASALTGAGIPQVWEAVGAYRQAVDVAAKRRAQTALWFDDLLREAAWRAFQAGLDTEKLRALRAEVLAGNLTPVQGVQRLLSPTQA, from the coding sequence ATGCCTCACCCCCTCGCTGCCCCTCTCCTCTCCGGCAACCGCCGCGCCCTCGCCCGCGCCATCACCCTCAGCGAAAGCACCCGCACCGACCATGAGGCGCAGGCGCAGGCGCTGCTGGCCGAAGTCCTGCCCCACGCGGGAAAGTCGGTGCGGGTGGGCCTGACGGGCGTACCGGGGGTCGGCAAAAGCACCTTTATCGAGGCACTGGGCACCTGGCTGGCCGACGCCGGGCACCGGGTCGCCGTGCTGGCGGTGGACCCCAGCAGCGCGCGCACCGGCGGCAGCATCATGGGCGACAAGACGCGGATGCCCCGGCTGACCGTCCACGAGGGCGCCTTTATCCGCCCCAGTCCCAGCGGCGGCACGCTGGGCGGGGTGGCGCGGCGCACCCGCGAGGCGATCACGCTCTGCGAGGCGGCGGGCTATGACGTGATCCTGGTGGAAACGGTCGGCGTGGGCCAGTCCGAGACGCAAGTGGCGGCCATGACCGACCTTTTCCTGCTGCTGGCGCTGCCCAACGCCGGGGACGAGCTTCAGGGCATCAAGCGCGGGATCATGGAACTGGCCGACCTGTGCGTGGTGAACAAAGCGGACACCGATCCCAAAGCGGCCACCCGCGCCCAGACGGAACTCACGGCCGCCCTCAAACTCCTGACCCCGAAGGGCGTACCCTGGCGACCGCGGGCGCTCCAGGCTTCCGCCCTGACCGGGGCAGGCATCCCCCAGGTGTGGGAGGCGGTGGGCGCCTACCGGCAAGCGGTGGACGTGGCCGCCAAACGCCGCGCCCAGACCGCCCTCTGGTTCGACGACCTGCTGCGCGAGGCGGCGTGGCGGGCGTTTCAGGCCGGGCTGGACACGGAAAAGCTGCGGGCACTGCGCGCGGAAGTGCTGGCAGGCAATCTGACGCCAGTGCAGGGCGTCCAGAGGCTCCTCTCCCCTACCCAGGCATAA
- a CDS encoding aldehyde dehydrogenase family protein, producing the protein MNTTSSPPVPGDIQAIFEAQRAHRLRMAQTDAAPRQAILRRLRDAINRHRVRLAEALASDLGKSRAEAEITELHSVVGELNHAVAHLPRWMRPRPVATPATLLGSRSRVVPEARGVTLILSPWNYPVNLALAPLVASLAAGNTVILKPSEKAPATGHALRALLEEVFEPHLVAVVEGGPDVAEALTRLPFDHIFFTGSGEIGRRVMEAAAQNLTPVTLELGGKSPAILGQGADLHLAAERIGWGKFLNAGQTCVAPDYVLVPEAQHDGFVERLREVVRRRYGSGPDTLKDFGRLVDAASVQRLERLTRESVEAGARVVCGGQFDAGKRFISPTLVTHVTPEMPLMRQELFGPVLPILPYRDLEDALALVRRLDTPLALYVFTRDPDEAEQVRRETRSGGLVVNGTVVHLTNPNLPFGGIGPSGMGSYHGEYGFRAFSHERAVLHEAALSPTQLSFPPYGRPAPRFSAWLLRQMERTLPSG; encoded by the coding sequence ATGAACACCACTTCGTCACCGCCTGTTCCCGGCGACATTCAGGCCATCTTCGAGGCGCAGCGGGCACACCGCCTGCGGATGGCGCAGACGGACGCTGCCCCGCGACAGGCCATCCTGCGCCGCCTGCGAGACGCGATCAACCGGCATCGGGTCAGGCTGGCGGAGGCCCTCGCATCCGACCTGGGCAAGAGCCGCGCCGAGGCCGAAATCACCGAGCTGCATTCCGTGGTCGGGGAATTGAACCACGCCGTCGCCCACCTGCCACGCTGGATGCGGCCCCGACCGGTAGCGACGCCCGCCACGCTGCTCGGCTCGCGCAGCCGGGTGGTGCCCGAAGCCCGCGGCGTGACGCTGATTCTCAGTCCCTGGAACTACCCGGTGAACCTCGCGCTCGCGCCGCTGGTCGCCAGCCTCGCGGCGGGGAACACCGTCATTCTCAAACCCAGCGAGAAGGCGCCCGCGACGGGCCATGCGCTGCGTGCCTTGCTGGAGGAGGTCTTCGAACCGCACCTCGTCGCCGTGGTGGAGGGCGGCCCGGACGTGGCGGAGGCGCTGACCCGCCTGCCCTTCGACCACATCTTCTTCACGGGCAGCGGTGAGATCGGGCGCCGGGTGATGGAGGCCGCCGCGCAGAACCTCACGCCGGTCACGCTGGAACTGGGCGGCAAGAGTCCGGCCATTCTCGGGCAAGGGGCCGACCTTCACCTCGCCGCCGAACGCATCGGCTGGGGCAAGTTCCTGAACGCGGGGCAGACCTGCGTGGCTCCCGACTACGTGCTGGTGCCGGAGGCGCAGCATGACGGGTTCGTGGAGCGGCTGCGGGAGGTGGTCAGGCGCCGTTACGGGTCCGGCCCCGACACGCTGAAGGATTTCGGGCGGCTGGTGGACGCTGCGAGCGTGCAGCGGCTGGAGCGTCTGACCCGCGAAAGCGTGGAGGCCGGGGCGCGGGTGGTGTGCGGCGGGCAGTTCGACGCCGGGAAACGCTTCATCTCGCCCACGCTGGTCACGCACGTCACGCCCGAGATGCCGCTGATGCGCCAGGAACTCTTCGGCCCGGTCCTGCCCATCCTGCCCTACCGCGACCTGGAAGACGCGCTGGCGCTGGTGCGGCGGCTGGATACGCCGCTGGCCCTGTACGTCTTCACCCGCGACCCGGACGAGGCCGAGCAGGTGCGCCGCGAGACGCGCAGCGGCGGCCTGGTGGTCAATGGAACCGTCGTTCACCTCACCAACCCGAACCTGCCCTTCGGCGGCATCGGCCCCAGCGGGATGGGCAGCTACCACGGCGAGTACGGCTTCCGCGCCTTCAGCCACGAACGCGCCGTGCTGCACGAGGCGGCCCTCAGCCCCACTCAACTGAGCTTTCCGCCCTACGGCCGCCCTGCTCCCCGTTTCAGTGCCTGGCTGCTGCGCCAGATGGAACGCACGCTGCCTTCGGGTTAG
- a CDS encoding GntR family transcriptional regulator encodes MTLPRRPALHAEEVLLARLLDGHYPPGTALPAERELAAELGVTRPTLREALQRLARDGLLDIRQGKSTLARDPREGGLTVLAHLAARGGLNGLIPDLLDLRAALLPHWTTAAVACPAAAAELADLLAEVPREREDDAAVWASFDWRVQSAVARLSGNALAPMLLGSFRGVFAAAGAVYFASPERRARSRRYYAELREAARRGDADEAAHLAREVAADSLRLWQQAQEGEKAPRV; translated from the coding sequence ATGACCCTGCCCCGCCGCCCCGCCCTTCACGCCGAGGAGGTTCTGCTGGCCCGCCTGCTGGACGGTCACTATCCCCCCGGCACCGCCCTGCCCGCCGAGCGCGAACTGGCCGCCGAACTGGGCGTGACCCGCCCCACGCTGCGCGAGGCCCTGCAACGCCTGGCCCGCGACGGCCTGCTGGACATCCGGCAGGGCAAATCCACCCTGGCCCGCGACCCCCGCGAGGGCGGCCTGACTGTCCTGGCGCACCTGGCCGCGCGCGGCGGGCTGAACGGGCTGATTCCCGATCTGCTGGACCTGCGCGCCGCACTGCTGCCCCACTGGACCACCGCCGCTGTCGCTTGCCCGGCCGCCGCCGCCGAACTGGCCGACCTGCTGGCCGAGGTTCCCCGCGAGAGGGAAGATGACGCCGCCGTCTGGGCGTCCTTCGACTGGCGGGTGCAGAGCGCGGTGGCCCGGCTGAGCGGCAACGCGCTGGCCCCGATGCTGCTGGGCAGTTTCCGGGGCGTATTCGCGGCGGCGGGAGCAGTTTACTTTGCTTCTCCCGAGCGCCGCGCCCGCTCGCGCCGCTACTACGCCGAACTGCGTGAGGCCGCGCGGCGGGGTGACGCCGACGAGGCCGCCCACCTCGCCCGGGAGGTCGCCGCCGACAGCCTGAGGCTCTGGCAGCAGGCGCAGGAGGGAGAGAAGGCTCCCCGTGTTTGA
- a CDS encoding sterol desaturase family protein has translation MFDLIQKAVPFFILSLVLEWAAYFFLREKDEAAGHNYPGYGTADTLTSLSMGIGNVLVNVVWKGVVVTLYAALYTLTPLRMPAHAWWAWVLLFFLDDFAYYWFHRVSHEVRLFWASHVVHHSSQHYNFSTALRQTWVPMTALPFWLLLPLLGFEPWMVLLAQSWNLLYQFFVHTERVGRLHAWIEAALNTPSHHRAHHGSNPLYLDRNYAGILIIWDRLLGTFQPETERVRYGLVHNIHTHNPVTVAFHEFAALWRDVRAARTWRDRLGYLFGPPGWQPAPPTGRERG, from the coding sequence GTGTTTGACCTGATCCAGAAGGCCGTTCCCTTCTTCATCCTCTCGCTGGTGCTGGAGTGGGCCGCCTACTTCTTCCTGCGCGAGAAGGACGAGGCGGCGGGGCACAACTACCCCGGCTATGGCACGGCGGACACCCTGACCAGCCTGAGCATGGGCATCGGGAACGTGCTGGTCAACGTGGTGTGGAAGGGCGTGGTCGTGACCCTCTACGCGGCGCTCTACACGCTCACGCCGCTGCGGATGCCCGCCCACGCCTGGTGGGCCTGGGTGCTGCTGTTCTTTCTGGACGACTTCGCCTACTACTGGTTTCACCGCGTCAGCCACGAGGTCCGGCTGTTCTGGGCGTCGCACGTCGTCCACCACTCCAGCCAGCACTACAACTTCTCCACGGCGCTGCGCCAGACCTGGGTGCCGATGACCGCGCTGCCCTTCTGGCTGCTGCTGCCGCTGCTGGGCTTCGAGCCGTGGATGGTGCTGCTGGCGCAGAGCTGGAACCTGCTGTACCAGTTTTTTGTCCACACCGAGCGCGTCGGGCGGCTGCATGCCTGGATCGAGGCCGCCCTCAACACCCCCAGCCACCACCGCGCCCACCACGGCAGCAATCCCCTGTATCTCGACCGCAACTACGCGGGCATCCTGATCATCTGGGACCGGCTGCTCGGCACCTTCCAGCCCGAAACCGAGCGCGTCCGGTACGGGTTGGTCCACAACATCCACACCCACAACCCCGTGACGGTCGCTTTCCACGAGTTCGCCGCCCTGTGGCGCGACGTGCGGGCGGCACGGACCTGGCGTGACCGCCTGGGCTACCTGTTCGGCCCGCCCGGCTGGCAACCCGCGCCGCCCACGGGGAGGGAGAGGGGTTGA